One Cyanobacteriota bacterium genomic region harbors:
- the plsX gene encoding phosphate acyltransferase PlsX, which yields MNKQITIAIDAMGGDYAPEEIIKGAIMAARELGVKIILTGKKQQVEKVLHENGGCCLAIEVIDAPEDITMDEKNPARAVKRAVNSSVVVANRLVAEGKADAVIAAGHTGAATAASLFGLGRIEGFERPCICTVIPTTLSKMLLIDGGSNIESTPEQMRQSAIIGDILAKIVLKRPSPTVGLLNVGGEPGKGTDRYKEAYELLDNESRINFIGNVEGKTIIDDICDIAVCDGFTGNIHLKSLEGGLKMMISALQHQIKATGPLEMLGGLLLKLSGAFDRIKDQFHPNSFGGALLGGLNGISIISHGSSNAEAIKNACKHAKLLVENDVIEAVKAEF from the coding sequence ATGAACAAGCAAATCACAATAGCTATAGACGCCATGGGCGGAGATTATGCGCCAGAGGAGATTATCAAGGGAGCCATTATGGCTGCCCGTGAGCTTGGCGTTAAAATCATTCTTACCGGAAAGAAACAGCAAGTAGAAAAAGTCCTGCATGAGAATGGCGGTTGCTGCTTAGCTATAGAAGTTATTGACGCGCCTGAAGACATTACCATGGATGAAAAAAATCCAGCACGTGCTGTCAAGCGTGCTGTCAATTCCAGTGTAGTCGTTGCAAATAGATTAGTAGCTGAAGGTAAGGCCGATGCTGTGATTGCAGCTGGTCATACTGGAGCTGCTACTGCTGCTTCTTTGTTTGGACTTGGACGCATTGAAGGTTTTGAGAGACCTTGCATTTGTACTGTGATTCCAACCACTCTGTCTAAGATGTTACTCATTGATGGTGGTTCTAATATAGAATCTACTCCTGAGCAAATGCGCCAGTCAGCAATTATTGGAGATATTCTGGCCAAGATAGTTCTGAAGAGACCAAGTCCTACAGTGGGTTTACTGAATGTAGGCGGGGAGCCTGGTAAGGGTACTGATAGATATAAAGAAGCTTATGAATTATTAGACAATGAATCTCGAATTAATTTTATTGGTAATGTTGAAGGTAAAACAATTATTGATGATATTTGTGATATTGCGGTCTGTGATGGTTTTACGGGCAATATTCATCTTAAGTCACTTGAAGGTGGACTTAAGATGATGATCTCTGCTTTGCAACATCAAATCAAAGCTACTGGTCCTCTTGAAATGCTTGGCGGTTTATTACTTAAGCTCTCAGGAGCTTTTGATAGGATCAAGGATCAATTTCATCCCAACTCATTTGGTGGAGCTTTACTCGGTGGCTTGAACGGGATCTCAATTATTTCTCATGGTAGTTCTAATGCTGAAGCAATTAAGAATGCTTGCAAGCATGCAAAGTTGTTGGTGGAGAATGATGTGATTGAGGCTGTTAAGGCTGAATTTTAA
- a CDS encoding adenosylcobinamide-GDP ribazoletransferase, translated as MEFNLIKGIRLAVSFLTILPICPKGKIKNQEFARSIIYFSLAGLVLGLFNLSFLYLAQYLSSLSLNLDQFITQISKLMPWFIDWGLALAPESLTLQFNLMNPWLIAVVLVLINTCVTGGLHLDGLMDCFDGIACGKTNRKDILEVMKDSRVGAFGSMAGSLALIVQVVALAQLDYTNNQIALLVLLVPAISRLMMVLAILFQVKVKSNSSLAIFKKYQEPVIDIIVNLVWIKLAAIIYISQVAISLDKLIQLDLIIIPWMIATWFIYKWLAFKLKGHNGDSMGAGLVLGESLWWLVLMMLKGF; from the coding sequence ATGGAGTTTAACTTAATCAAAGGTATTAGATTAGCGGTAAGTTTTTTGACAATCTTGCCAATCTGCCCCAAAGGCAAAATCAAAAACCAAGAATTTGCTAGATCGATTATTTATTTTTCATTAGCTGGATTAGTTCTTGGCTTATTCAATTTGAGTTTTTTATATCTTGCACAGTACTTAAGTTCTCTAAGCCTCAACCTTGATCAGTTTATTACTCAAATCTCCAAACTCATGCCTTGGTTTATTGACTGGGGATTAGCGCTAGCACCAGAATCTTTGACACTGCAATTTAATTTAATGAACCCATGGCTTATTGCAGTTGTACTTGTGTTAATCAATACTTGTGTCACTGGCGGTTTGCACCTGGATGGTTTAATGGATTGTTTTGATGGCATAGCTTGCGGCAAAACTAATCGCAAAGATATTCTTGAAGTAATGAAAGACAGTCGTGTTGGTGCTTTCGGCTCAATGGCTGGCAGTCTTGCACTGATTGTTCAAGTCGTTGCTCTAGCCCAGCTTGATTACACGAATAATCAAATTGCTTTATTGGTTTTATTAGTGCCGGCAATTTCTCGCTTGATGATGGTGCTTGCAATTCTCTTTCAAGTCAAAGTCAAATCAAATAGCTCATTAGCTATATTTAAGAAGTATCAAGAACCCGTGATTGATATCATTGTCAATCTGGTTTGGATCAAACTTGCTGCCATTATTTATATCAGTCAAGTAGCAATTAGCTTAGACAAATTAATTCAATTAGACTTGATTATCATTCCCTGGATGATCGCAACTTGGTTTATTTATAAATGGCTTGCTTTTAAACTCAAAGGGCACAATGGAGATAGCATGGGGGCTGGTTTAGTCCTTGGTGAGAGTCTGTGGTGGCTTGTACTCATGATGCTTAAAGGGTTTTAA
- a CDS encoding LL-diaminopimelate aminotransferase has product MTDTAEKTELGTSKRLDLIPPYLFARIDQKKAEAKAKGVDVINMGIGDPDQPTMQAVIDEMHIAIDDASTHDYPPYTGTLDFRKAACKWTAERFGVQEFDPVTQCLSTVGSKESIHNLFLAFVDPGDYTLIPDPGYPVYNTGTIFAGGTPYKMPLLAKNNFLPDLDAIPKDIAAKAKVMFINYPNNPTSATAPVEFFQAAVDFCKKHNILLAHDMAYSEIYFEGYTSPSIFNAIGAEDIAIEFHSFSKSYNMTGWRLGWVLGNQQAIQALAQVKTNVDSGVFKAIQKAGIRGFQIPQADITKRNQDIYEPRRQAILEGLRSLGWEIQGPKSTMFVWAPIPRSESSAAAFCEKLLDECGIVVSPGNAFGDSGEGFFRIAMTTNVPRIQEAFKRMADKGIKF; this is encoded by the coding sequence ATGACAGACACAGCAGAAAAAACAGAACTAGGCACATCAAAGAGATTGGATTTAATTCCTCCTTATCTTTTTGCAAGAATAGATCAAAAAAAAGCAGAAGCCAAAGCCAAAGGTGTTGATGTAATCAACATGGGCATAGGTGACCCTGATCAGCCAACTATGCAAGCTGTAATCGATGAGATGCACATTGCAATTGATGATGCGAGTACTCATGACTACCCGCCATACACTGGTACTTTAGATTTTCGCAAAGCAGCTTGCAAATGGACAGCTGAGCGATTTGGGGTTCAAGAGTTTGATCCAGTAACTCAATGCCTTTCAACCGTTGGCTCTAAGGAATCTATTCATAATTTATTTTTGGCTTTCGTTGATCCTGGTGATTATACTTTGATTCCAGATCCTGGCTACCCTGTATACAACACTGGGACTATCTTTGCTGGCGGTACTCCATACAAAATGCCACTACTAGCTAAGAATAATTTCTTGCCTGATCTTGATGCTATCCCAAAAGATATTGCTGCCAAAGCCAAAGTGATGTTTATTAATTACCCAAACAACCCAACAAGCGCAACTGCTCCAGTTGAGTTTTTCCAAGCAGCTGTAGATTTTTGTAAAAAACACAATATCTTGTTAGCTCATGACATGGCATATTCAGAAATATATTTTGAGGGCTATACTTCTCCTTCTATCTTTAACGCTATAGGCGCCGAAGATATTGCAATTGAGTTTCATTCTTTCTCTAAGAGTTACAACATGACTGGTTGGAGATTAGGTTGGGTACTTGGTAATCAACAAGCGATTCAAGCATTAGCTCAAGTCAAAACCAATGTTGACTCCGGTGTCTTCAAAGCCATCCAAAAAGCGGGTATTAGAGGATTTCAAATTCCTCAAGCTGATATCACCAAACGCAACCAAGATATTTATGAACCAAGACGCCAAGCAATACTTGAGGGTCTTAGATCTTTAGGTTGGGAGATACAAGGACCAAAATCAACTATGTTTGTTTGGGCTCCTATTCCGCGCAGTGAAAGCTCTGCAGCTGCTTTTTGCGAAAAACTACTTGATGAATGCGGCATAGTCGTCTCTCCAGGGAATGCTTTTGGCGATTCTGGCGAAGGCTTTTTCCGTATTGCTATGACAACCAATGTGCCTAGGATTCAAGAAGCGTTTAAGCGGATGGCAGATAAGGGTATTAAGTTTTAA
- a CDS encoding O-methyltransferase, which yields MSDERNVVVEYISERFAQEDDLLKTILKNQEAGGGPMMNIGPDQGKFLGLLVKLLKPSNVLEVGSYYGYSSVWLARALTSSCKLHCIEVSSEQCRILEDHFKQAGLEDTCVIHHGSGIDIMQRMIDEGKIFEMIFIDADKANYSNYLDLAAQLLPSGGLLLVDNCLWSGKVVDPSVDDKQTQAIRDFNDKLAAHPDFDSCIVTIQDGLAFAVRN from the coding sequence ATGTCTGACGAACGCAATGTAGTAGTTGAATATATTAGTGAACGCTTCGCACAAGAAGATGATTTACTCAAAACTATTTTAAAAAATCAAGAAGCTGGCGGTGGACCAATGATGAATATTGGGCCAGATCAAGGCAAGTTCTTAGGGCTTCTAGTTAAATTATTGAAACCTAGTAATGTGCTAGAAGTCGGTAGTTACTATGGTTATAGCTCTGTGTGGCTGGCGCGCGCTCTAACATCGTCGTGCAAATTACACTGCATCGAAGTCTCTTCAGAGCAATGCAGGATCTTAGAAGATCACTTCAAGCAAGCTGGCTTAGAAGATACTTGCGTGATTCATCATGGCTCAGGCATCGATATCATGCAGCGCATGATTGACGAAGGCAAAATCTTTGAAATGATTTTTATTGATGCCGACAAAGCTAATTATTCTAACTACTTAGACCTCGCTGCTCAATTGCTTCCCAGTGGCGGACTCTTACTGGTAGACAATTGTCTTTGGTCTGGTAAGGTCGTTGACCCTAGTGTTGATGACAAGCAAACCCAAGCTATTAGAGACTTTAACGATAAACTAGCTGCGCATCCAGATTTTGATTCTTGTATTGTAACGATCCAGGATGGTTTGGCTTTTGCTGTTAGGAATTAG
- a CDS encoding YkgJ family cysteine cluster protein → MNKKNHKLESLELLESTDSGYPELEQDYNSNKNYFGFLVLLVNGKYQQLNDLLMENPHQVDTVKCKALFLLNLILNKQKIVPMHISIRKARPELIDDVSYEMIELYKDLRNLIEFPEIDFYQQIEVLPNLAIYFSDYLLNEVSLHAEHSEAWQSRLEEIISNDENFVKLIDDNLRAQQYRLRAQYYRRLDQMDKAETELVKYRKNFNPSPDYTLDKLATTKAFPSAAILDNLATIYKEVAEVQEEVLLRSGIYQDTCFYYQCSDCCKKDFPSVSLTEFLFIKNSLSDDELVRFKTRAAKIQEAHVKEHGEPLKIVDQITSAKENPHEMKFTCPFLDEHDSCEIHTLRPLACRSFGLATINNKDVQACKLYLKQYQANSSHRGERPVYDSRETTAMIGGSNTRLAQEHGFKEMKQPVGTLVAWLTNS, encoded by the coding sequence ATGAACAAGAAGAACCACAAACTTGAATCACTGGAACTGCTTGAAAGCACTGATTCAGGCTATCCTGAGTTGGAGCAAGACTATAACAGTAACAAGAATTATTTTGGATTTTTGGTACTGCTGGTTAATGGCAAATATCAACAGCTCAATGATTTGTTGATGGAAAATCCTCATCAGGTTGATACTGTTAAATGCAAAGCCTTATTTCTATTGAATTTAATTCTCAATAAACAAAAGATCGTTCCAATGCATATCTCTATTCGCAAAGCTAGACCTGAGTTAATTGATGATGTGAGTTATGAAATGATTGAACTTTATAAAGACTTGCGCAATTTGATTGAATTTCCTGAGATTGATTTTTACCAACAGATAGAAGTCTTGCCTAATTTGGCAATATACTTCTCTGATTATTTATTGAATGAGGTGTCATTGCATGCTGAGCATAGCGAGGCGTGGCAATCTAGATTAGAAGAAATAATTTCTAACGATGAGAATTTTGTTAAATTGATAGATGATAATTTAAGAGCTCAACAATATAGATTGCGCGCTCAGTATTATAGGCGTTTAGATCAAATGGACAAAGCAGAAACTGAGCTGGTAAAATATCGTAAGAACTTCAATCCTAGTCCGGATTATACGCTAGACAAGCTTGCTACCACCAAGGCATTCCCTTCTGCTGCAATACTTGATAATTTAGCAACTATTTATAAAGAAGTTGCTGAAGTTCAAGAAGAGGTGTTATTGCGTTCCGGGATTTATCAGGACACTTGTTTTTATTATCAATGTAGTGATTGTTGTAAGAAGGATTTTCCTTCTGTCTCGCTTACTGAGTTTTTGTTTATCAAAAATAGTTTGAGTGATGATGAGCTTGTTAGGTTTAAAACAAGAGCAGCAAAAATACAAGAAGCTCATGTCAAAGAACATGGAGAGCCACTCAAGATTGTTGATCAAATTACTAGTGCCAAAGAAAATCCACACGAGATGAAATTCACTTGTCCCTTTCTTGATGAGCATGACTCTTGCGAGATTCATACACTAAGACCACTAGCATGTAGGTCTTTTGGTCTGGCGACGATCAATAATAAAGATGTGCAAGCATGCAAGCTCTATTTGAAGCAATATCAAGCCAACTCTAGTCATAGAGGAGAAAGACCAGTCTACGACTCGCGAGAGACAACAGCGATGATTGGTGGCAGTAACACCAGGCTCGCTCAAGAACATGGTTTCAAGGAGATGAAACAACCGGTGGGGACTTTGGTTGCCTGGTTGACTAATTCCTAA
- a CDS encoding HU family DNA-binding protein, which yields MNKGELVSKIAEDGDLTQKQVDLVVTALLDEIKDQVAHGTKITLTGFGTFQKRDRKGRIGRNPRTGEEIKIPASSVPAFSAGKQFKDTVKAA from the coding sequence ATGAATAAAGGTGAATTAGTATCAAAAATCGCAGAAGATGGCGACTTAACTCAAAAACAAGTAGATCTAGTAGTAACAGCGTTATTAGATGAAATTAAAGACCAGGTTGCACACGGGACCAAGATTACATTAACAGGATTCGGTACTTTCCAAAAGAGAGACAGAAAAGGTAGAATCGGTAGAAACCCAAGAACAGGAGAAGAGATTAAAATCCCTGCGTCAAGCGTTCCTGCATTCTCTGCTGGTAAACAATTCAAAGATACAGTTAAAGCTGCGTAG
- the gyrA gene encoding DNA gyrase subunit A, with amino-acid sequence MKELFRTGGKITEITIRDEMKQSFIDYAMSVIVSRALPDVRDGLKPVHRRILYAMHDMGMYPDKAFKKCARIVGEVLGKYHPHGDTAVYDSLVRLAQPFSSRYTLVSGHGNFGSLDDGPAAMRYTEAKLDKVSVDFLTDIESETVDFVDNFDGSLKEPKVLPSKIPGLLVNGSTGIAVGMATNIPPHNLTEVMNGVIALIDNPEIEFKEMNKIIKGPDFPSGCTILGTNGIVDAFTTGKGGIKQKATYTIEEISKGKSSSQTAIVITELPYLVGAEAFITKVAELVKNERITGIADANDESGRDGRRIVIKLKRDANPQVVANNLLKYTQLQQNFSTNMVALVNGKPRQLTLMQILKEFVEFRVEVVTRKAQFDLKKAEARHHIVEGLLIAIGDIDAVIKLIKKSANTEEAREGLMQKFKLSEKQASAILDMQLRRLTGLELEKLEKEKKELEKTIKSLIRLLASRKLILDQVKIQSEEVIKNHGDERKTQIARGTGDDMSMEDLIADEKMAIFITKQGYVKRIPLITFERQRRATKGKGGIKTRDEDDLLHFFVTSMHDTLLFFTDKGQVYSTKVYDLPEGSRQAKGQALVNFISVKSEDEITAVIPTRDFDEGTYLSMLTKQGTVKKTSLADFATVRKSGIIAIGLEKGDALNWVRISDGTKSFILGTRDGMVIRYSESEVRSMGRVAKGVKAMTLRKGDELVGFDIVDSENEDTNLLVITNDGFGKRIKIGEFRVQGRGGLGLIGTKFKTPKSKLATIRVVSPDDEFIIATSNGVVVRQRTGDISFQSRMATGSRIIKLGDDDEVVSINPIIDPENDEQVMSAAEIEAEGSEQLVLTASTKEVELPPDEEPLEELD; translated from the coding sequence ATGAAAGAATTATTTAGAACCGGCGGCAAGATTACAGAAATCACAATCAGAGATGAAATGAAACAGAGTTTCATTGACTATGCGATGTCTGTCATCGTGAGTCGTGCGCTTCCTGATGTTCGTGATGGTTTGAAGCCGGTGCACAGACGTATACTTTACGCGATGCATGATATGGGAATGTATCCAGACAAAGCCTTTAAGAAATGTGCACGTATTGTTGGAGAGGTTCTTGGTAAGTACCACCCGCATGGCGATACTGCTGTTTATGATTCTTTAGTTAGATTGGCTCAGCCTTTTAGTTCACGTTACACACTTGTGAGTGGTCACGGTAACTTTGGTTCGCTTGATGATGGACCAGCAGCGATGCGTTATACCGAGGCGAAACTAGACAAAGTTTCAGTAGATTTCCTTACTGATATTGAATCAGAGACGGTTGATTTCGTAGACAACTTTGATGGTTCGCTCAAAGAGCCCAAAGTATTGCCTTCTAAAATTCCAGGACTATTGGTTAATGGTTCTACTGGTATTGCTGTTGGTATGGCAACAAATATTCCACCGCATAATTTAACAGAAGTGATGAATGGAGTAATTGCTTTAATTGATAATCCTGAGATTGAGTTTAAAGAAATGAACAAGATCATCAAGGGTCCTGATTTTCCTTCTGGTTGTACTATTCTTGGTACCAACGGTATTGTTGACGCGTTCACTACTGGTAAAGGTGGTATTAAACAAAAAGCAACTTATACTATTGAAGAAATTAGCAAAGGTAAAAGCTCGTCACAGACAGCAATTGTGATTACGGAGTTACCTTACTTAGTGGGCGCGGAAGCGTTTATTACTAAGGTCGCAGAGTTAGTTAAGAATGAAAGAATTACTGGAATTGCAGATGCCAACGATGAATCTGGACGTGATGGTAGACGTATTGTGATCAAACTCAAGCGTGATGCTAATCCACAGGTTGTCGCAAATAATTTACTTAAATATACACAGCTACAACAAAACTTCTCAACCAATATGGTTGCGCTGGTTAATGGTAAGCCAAGACAACTTACTTTGATGCAGATATTAAAGGAGTTTGTCGAGTTTAGAGTTGAAGTTGTTACTCGCAAGGCGCAGTTTGACTTGAAGAAAGCAGAAGCTCGTCACCATATCGTTGAAGGTTTATTAATTGCCATTGGTGATATTGATGCTGTTATTAAGCTAATCAAAAAATCTGCAAATACTGAAGAAGCTCGTGAAGGTTTGATGCAGAAATTCAAGCTTTCTGAGAAGCAAGCAAGCGCGATACTTGACATGCAGCTAAGACGCCTTACTGGACTGGAATTAGAGAAGCTTGAGAAAGAGAAAAAAGAACTTGAGAAAACAATCAAATCTCTTATTCGTCTTCTTGCAAGTCGTAAGTTGATTCTTGATCAAGTGAAAATACAATCAGAAGAAGTAATTAAAAATCATGGCGATGAACGTAAGACCCAGATTGCCAGAGGTACTGGTGATGATATGTCTATGGAAGATTTGATTGCCGATGAGAAGATGGCTATCTTTATTACTAAGCAGGGTTACGTTAAACGTATTCCGTTGATTACTTTTGAACGCCAGCGTCGTGCTACTAAGGGCAAAGGCGGCATTAAGACAAGAGATGAAGATGATTTATTACATTTCTTTGTAACTTCGATGCATGATACTTTATTGTTCTTTACGGACAAAGGACAGGTATACAGTACCAAGGTTTACGATTTGCCAGAGGGCTCAAGACAAGCTAAGGGACAGGCTTTGGTCAACTTTATTAGTGTTAAGTCTGAGGATGAAATCACAGCTGTGATTCCAACTCGTGATTTTGATGAAGGTACTTATCTGAGTATGTTGACTAAGCAAGGTACCGTGAAGAAAACTAGTCTTGCTGATTTTGCCACTGTACGTAAGTCTGGTATCATCGCAATCGGTTTAGAGAAGGGTGATGCTTTGAATTGGGTTCGTATCTCTGATGGTACGAAGAGTTTTATTCTTGGAACTAGAGATGGTATGGTGATCCGTTATTCAGAATCTGAAGTAAGATCAATGGGTAGAGTAGCCAAAGGCGTTAAAGCCATGACTTTGCGTAAGGGTGATGAGCTTGTAGGTTTTGATATTGTTGATTCAGAGAATGAAGACACTAACCTACTTGTGATTACTAATGATGGTTTTGGTAAACGTATCAAGATTGGTGAGTTTAGAGTACAAGGGCGTGGTGGATTAGGTCTTATTGGTACTAAATTCAAGACTCCTAAGTCTAAACTAGCAACTATTAGAGTAGTAAGTCCTGATGATGAGTTTATAATTGCAACTTCCAATGGTGTTGTTGTAAGACAAAGAACAGGTGACATTAGTTTCCAAAGTCGTATGGCGACAGGTTCAAGAATTATCAAACTTGGTGATGACGATGAAGTAGTATCTATCAATCCAATCATTGACCCAGAGAATGATGAGCAAGTTATGTCCGCTGCTGAGATTGAGGCTGAGGGTTCTGAGCAATTAGTGCTTACTGCAAGTACTAAGGAAGTTGAATTGCCACCTGATGAAGAGCCGCTTGAAGAGCTTGATTAA
- a CDS encoding TolC family protein: DPALMETILVTWLSKVKRGKIMRVKKNKTRDFVLLMSVWAMATNGLWAQRESLDKFQTSLKQESTMQAVELDLQEILAKAIENNINLQIAKSNSQEAKWKYWERISDALPDVELNATKRNRDGTFFLNTNFQNGIDETTSTAGVRLNYRAFNGGTTSFLAWAEKFYRKSSQNLEQAEYNKLIYDSIRLYYELIKAQVALNSNEKALKNAESNHDLAKKFFNAGTGTKFDLVQAEARVARKEQELIEQIAEFRKAGIELANHINAPLETSYKTAVKEIAKLELIEENISAKDFLDTAFKQNPSIKSAMQLREGALKEGLAKAGDYLPKVDVYAEMAGTGETWDNMFGLTTLGFEARYDIGDGLGLTAVADTMQSRAKVKRAKLEYQKELQGIERSLRLSFLDFHKSKSIVKAAQKEQEASTEALRLAKLRYENGIDVFARLIEKESELTAAELNLITSVADYNLTQAKLAYDMGTISSAALQKQLGSERSNLKASN; the protein is encoded by the coding sequence GACCCGGCGTTGATGGAAACAATTCTAGTTACATGGCTGTCTAAGGTCAAGAGGGGCAAAATAATGAGAGTGAAAAAAAATAAGACACGTGATTTTGTGTTGCTTATGTCCGTTTGGGCCATGGCTACTAATGGCCTTTGGGCACAGCGAGAATCACTCGATAAATTTCAAACTAGTCTCAAACAAGAATCAACAATGCAAGCTGTTGAGTTAGATTTGCAAGAGATATTGGCGAAAGCAATTGAAAACAACATTAATTTGCAGATTGCTAAGTCAAATAGTCAAGAAGCGAAATGGAAATATTGGGAACGTATTTCTGATGCCTTACCTGATGTGGAATTGAATGCAACGAAGCGAAATCGAGATGGTACTTTTTTCCTCAATACTAATTTTCAAAATGGAATTGATGAGACGACTTCAACGGCTGGTGTGAGATTGAATTATCGTGCCTTTAATGGAGGAACTACTAGCTTCCTTGCTTGGGCAGAAAAGTTTTACCGTAAGTCAAGCCAGAACCTTGAACAAGCAGAATATAACAAACTTATCTATGATTCAATCCGTCTCTACTACGAGCTTATAAAGGCACAAGTAGCGCTTAATAGTAATGAAAAGGCTCTTAAGAATGCTGAGTCTAACCATGACCTTGCCAAAAAGTTTTTTAATGCAGGTACTGGTACCAAGTTTGATTTAGTGCAAGCTGAAGCTCGGGTTGCGCGCAAAGAACAAGAACTCATAGAACAAATTGCTGAATTCAGAAAAGCAGGGATTGAACTAGCCAATCACATTAATGCCCCACTTGAGACTTCTTATAAAACAGCTGTGAAAGAAATTGCAAAATTGGAATTGATAGAAGAAAATATAAGTGCTAAGGATTTCTTGGACACGGCTTTTAAACAAAATCCAAGTATCAAAAGTGCAATGCAATTGCGCGAGGGCGCGCTCAAGGAGGGACTTGCCAAGGCTGGTGATTACCTGCCTAAAGTAGATGTCTATGCTGAGATGGCTGGTACCGGCGAGACTTGGGATAATATGTTTGGTTTGACGACACTTGGTTTTGAGGCGAGATATGACATTGGTGATGGACTTGGACTTACTGCAGTCGCTGACACCATGCAGTCACGCGCCAAAGTGAAACGTGCCAAGCTGGAATATCAAAAGGAGCTACAAGGAATTGAAAGAAGTCTTAGATTGAGTTTCTTGGATTTCCATAAATCCAAATCTATTGTCAAAGCAGCCCAAAAAGAACAGGAAGCTTCAACAGAAGCTCTGAGACTCGCTAAGTTGCGATACGAAAACGGTATAGATGTTTTTGCTAGATTGATTGAAAAAGAATCAGAACTTACAGCCGCTGAACTTAATTTGATCACTAGTGTCGCTGATTATAATTTGACCCAAGCTAAATTAGCTTATGATATGGGCACAATTAGTTCAGCAGCGCTGCAAAAACAATTGGGTTCTGAACGATCGAATTTAAAGGCTTCTAACTAA
- a CDS encoding AAA family ATPase → MRRKIEQELKQWFLSKQHKPVILRGARQVGKSYIIRNFAKNNFANFVEINFERRPELKDIFNTNDPQKIINAIQITLSQKIIPSKTLLFLDEIQQCPQAIVSLRYFYEEMPDLHVISAGSLLDFTLESEQISVPVGRVQYMYLYPMSFYEYLEAIGKSSMVEWIQLLSLEDEYQASIDSVINEELKQFFYLGGMPEIIHAYINQVNITKLLSLQDSLLTSYKDDFGKYSQRAQAKYLEEVLQGLPKLVSNKFVYSRINPDTKSTNIKEALELLVKAKVAHKIKRANGTGLPFEAGASDKHFKAIMLDIGLMQNILGLSEDIILTKDLHSIAAGALAEQFVGQELLATTSALQDQKLFYWEREDKSNAAEIDYLISVGSKQIPVEVKSSHRGRLKSLKYFMDNFDCPIGLRISTNRLDFKDGILSVPLYAVAEIPRLVKALRLV, encoded by the coding sequence ATGCGACGTAAAATAGAACAAGAGCTTAAGCAGTGGTTTCTGTCAAAACAACACAAACCAGTGATACTTCGCGGGGCTAGGCAGGTTGGCAAGTCATATATCATCAGAAATTTTGCTAAGAACAACTTTGCTAATTTTGTAGAGATTAATTTTGAAAGGAGGCCTGAACTCAAGGATATTTTTAATACTAATGATCCACAAAAAATTATTAACGCAATTCAAATTACTTTATCTCAAAAAATTATTCCATCCAAAACACTTTTGTTTCTTGATGAGATTCAACAATGTCCGCAAGCAATAGTTAGTCTTAGATATTTTTATGAGGAGATGCCTGACCTGCATGTGATCAGTGCAGGCTCATTATTAGATTTTACTTTGGAGTCAGAACAGATTAGTGTACCTGTTGGCAGAGTGCAGTACATGTATCTTTATCCAATGAGTTTTTATGAATATTTAGAAGCTATCGGTAAATCTTCCATGGTTGAATGGATTCAATTACTATCGCTTGAGGATGAGTATCAAGCCAGTATTGATTCAGTTATCAATGAAGAACTAAAGCAGTTTTTTTACCTTGGCGGTATGCCAGAAATTATTCATGCCTATATTAATCAAGTCAATATCACTAAATTACTAAGCCTGCAAGATTCACTACTTACCAGCTATAAAGACGATTTTGGGAAGTATTCCCAAAGAGCTCAAGCTAAGTATTTAGAAGAAGTGCTGCAAGGCTTGCCAAAACTTGTGAGTAACAAGTTTGTTTATTCTAGAATTAATCCTGACACCAAATCGACTAATATTAAAGAGGCTTTGGAACTGTTGGTCAAAGCTAAAGTTGCTCATAAAATCAAACGTGCTAATGGTACTGGTTTACCATTTGAAGCAGGTGCTTCAGACAAGCACTTTAAAGCAATCATGCTTGATATTGGTTTGATGCAAAATATTTTAGGGCTTAGTGAAGACATCATCTTGACTAAAGATCTTCACTCTATTGCTGCTGGAGCCTTAGCTGAACAATTTGTTGGACAAGAATTACTCGCAACTACTTCAGCTCTGCAGGATCAAAAATTATTCTATTGGGAGCGAGAGGATAAAAGTAATGCTGCAGAAATTGATTATTTAATTTCAGTAGGCTCTAAACAAATTCCAGTTGAAGTTAAGTCTAGTCATCGAGGTAGACTCAAAAGTCTCAAGTATTTCATGGACAATTTTGATTGTCCTATAGGCTTGCGAATTTCAACTAATCGTTTGGATTTTAAAGATGGGATTTTGAGTGTACCGCTTTATGCAGTTGCTGAGATTCCTCGGCTGGTAAAGGCTTTACGTCTAGTTTAA